One segment of Panulirus ornatus isolate Po-2019 chromosome 2, ASM3632096v1, whole genome shotgun sequence DNA contains the following:
- the LOC139752720 gene encoding uncharacterized protein isoform X2, giving the protein MMRVVQGCVALLPVVMSTVLLQLAPVTGLRYPQSPDTSPQQLRQYLHDVPPSDLHHSPDDHPTPSWHNSAKPQEYHLDGLPDDGPETLPTDFPLQQYLQGGPSVLQDGDTIQQYPRTTYHEPGSWWHPAAPHASLPNDPYAHRNTHHAYDNTNDALRNSLHLYDEDEDDDDVHPNSIAAQQAAGEATHHDVGDTYRNLREGEAAGEEEELMASPILPCWHYLPPEPTWCPSILFQLASSCRTTSPPVTPPSRLITPTISPNFTSSNNACAMLASRHPNTPNAA; this is encoded by the exons ATGATGAGGGTGGTACAGGGGTGTGTGGCACTACTGCCAGTCGTCATGTCCACCGTGCTCCTCCAGCTCGCGCCGGTCACAGGTCTCCGCTACCCACAGTCGCCAGACACCAGCCCCCAGCAGCTCCGTCAGTACCTACACGACGTCCCCCCTAGCGACCTTCACCACTCCCCTGACGACCACCCTACACCCTCCTGGCACAACAGTGCCAAACCCCAGGAGTACCACCTCGACGGCCTTCCCGACGACGGTCCCGAGACTCTTCCAACAGACTTCCCCCTGCAGCAGTACCTACAGGGTGGCCCCAGTGTCCTCCAGGATGGTGACACCATACAGCAATACCCCAGGACTACCTACCACGAGCCCGGCAGCTGGTGGCACCCGGCAGCCCCACACGCATCCCTCCCCAACGACCCCTACGCCCATCGCAACACCCACCATGCTTACGACAACACCAACGACGCCCTTCGCAACAGCCTCCACCTCtacgacgaggacgaggacgacgatgACGTTCATCCCAACAGCATCGCTGCCCAACAGGCGGCCGGCGAGGCGACCCATCACGACGTGGGCGACACCTACCGGAacctgagggagggtgaggctgcAGGCGAGGAGGAAGAGCTGATGGCCTCCCCTATCCTCCCCTGCTGGCACTACCTGCCACCGGAGCCCACCTGGTGCCCCTCCATATTGTTCCAG ttggCATCGAGTTGCCGGACTACATCGCCACCAGTTACTCCTCCATCAAGACTGATAACGCCCACTATCTCACCAAACTTCACCAGCTCAAACAACGCATGCGCAATGCTGGCAAGTAGGCACCCAAACACCCCCAACGCTGCCTGA
- the LOC139752720 gene encoding uncharacterized protein isoform X1 translates to MMRVVQGCVALLPVVMSTVLLQLAPVTGLRYPQSPDTSPQQLRQYLHDVPPSDLHHSPDDHPTPSWHNSAKPQEYHLDGLPDDGPETLPTDFPLQQYLQGGPSVLQDGDTIQQYPRTTYHEPGSWWHPAAPHASLPNDPYAHRNTHHAYDNTNDALRNSLHLYDEDEDDDDVHPNSIAAQQAAGEATHHDVGDTYRNLREGEAAGEEEELMASPILPCWHYLPPEPTWCPSILFQVLGHQLARASRPPQSWRSPPTPRGVPEALHWLRKPPSKRYLGIELPDYIATSYSSIKTDNAHYLTKLHQLKQRMRNAGK, encoded by the exons ATGATGAGGGTGGTACAGGGGTGTGTGGCACTACTGCCAGTCGTCATGTCCACCGTGCTCCTCCAGCTCGCGCCGGTCACAGGTCTCCGCTACCCACAGTCGCCAGACACCAGCCCCCAGCAGCTCCGTCAGTACCTACACGACGTCCCCCCTAGCGACCTTCACCACTCCCCTGACGACCACCCTACACCCTCCTGGCACAACAGTGCCAAACCCCAGGAGTACCACCTCGACGGCCTTCCCGACGACGGTCCCGAGACTCTTCCAACAGACTTCCCCCTGCAGCAGTACCTACAGGGTGGCCCCAGTGTCCTCCAGGATGGTGACACCATACAGCAATACCCCAGGACTACCTACCACGAGCCCGGCAGCTGGTGGCACCCGGCAGCCCCACACGCATCCCTCCCCAACGACCCCTACGCCCATCGCAACACCCACCATGCTTACGACAACACCAACGACGCCCTTCGCAACAGCCTCCACCTCtacgacgaggacgaggacgacgatgACGTTCATCCCAACAGCATCGCTGCCCAACAGGCGGCCGGCGAGGCGACCCATCACGACGTGGGCGACACCTACCGGAacctgagggagggtgaggctgcAGGCGAGGAGGAAGAGCTGATGGCCTCCCCTATCCTCCCCTGCTGGCACTACCTGCCACCGGAGCCCACCTGGTGCCCCTCCATATTGTTCCAG GTGCTGGGTCATCAGCTAGCGCGAGCCTCCCGCCCCCCACAATCCTGGAGGTCACCCCCTACGCCCCGGGGCGTCCCCGAAGCCCTCCACTGGCTCAGGAAGCCTCCCTCCAAGCGATACC ttggCATCGAGTTGCCGGACTACATCGCCACCAGTTACTCCTCCATCAAGACTGATAACGCCCACTATCTCACCAAACTTCACCAGCTCAAACAACGCATGCGCAATGCTGGCAAGTAG